The following DNA comes from Fusarium verticillioides 7600 chromosome 9, whole genome shotgun sequence.
CTATCTAGACCAGGACTGGGCTTATTCGCGAGGTTCACTCGCGAACATGGGATTCCGTGCTGCAGAGATGAATGGAAAGCTCTACAAGGATCCCGATATGGTGACACGGcacgaggaggaggacaaCGACCCCGACACGGGCGTGATTAACATTCGCGCAGCCTCGGGCTCGCTTGAAGACGAACTTTCCAAAATCAAGCAGGGTGGCTATGACCCTTTTGGCAAATGGgagaacctcaagatcgacaaggTCCTGGATCAAATTATACAGGCGGCCGAGATCAAGCAAGGCTCCCCGCGCCAGAAgcctctcatcatccatatccacGACTTCATTGAACTCAGTATGACGCTTGAGGGTTCAATGCTCATCACGAGATTAAGAAATATTGTGGATTCAGCCTGGCAACAAGGTTCCAAGGTTGCAATTCTGGGAACTTCCTCGAGTGAGCAGCCTTCAGAGGAGTATCAAAGCACGCTTCGAGACCTCTCAATCGGAGACTTTGTGATTTCTCGACATATCGATCCTTCTCGCACCCTAAGGCAACCTAAACCATCTGGCGGCTTACAAACTTCCAATGGCCATTTTGCTCTTCAGGACACAGACATTTTCGTGGAGAATGTTCAAAACATCAACCGCATGCTAAAATCGTTAGGTAGCCAATGTACCCTTGAACTCTCAGACGCTCACATGAAGATCTTTATGCACGCCACAGACACACGGGCTCAGATGCTCAAGAAATCAGTTCTTCCTCTACCAGAGGTGTACAACATTGCATGCGCCGCAAAACGCcacgaggaggaggccgcAGGTGCTGCACCAGGAGGAGTGTATGAGCGACTTCTCATGGGTCCTTTAAGGCAGAGGCCTGGGCAGCGATATCTCGACGAGCCTGAGCAGGACGGCAAGACGCAGGGCGAGGACTcgcagaagaaggatgaagattCGCAATCGGGCGGCCGGGCAGCCATGAAGCTGAACGAGTACGAGAAGCGGATATCATCGGGCCACATTAATCGTCAGAATTTGAGAACGACTTTCGACGATGTTCATGTCCCCAAGGAAACCATATCCGCCCTCAGGCTTCTCACAACCCTGGCGCTGGTACGACCTGATGCCTTCTCTTATGGCGTACTCGCCCAAGATAAGATCCCTGGATGTCTTCTGTACGGACCTCCAGGCACAGGCAAGACGTTGCTCGCAAAGGCAGTTGCCAAGGAGAGCGGCGCAAACATGCTCGAAATCAGTGGTGCAACTATAAATGACAAATGGGTAGGGGAGAGTGAGAAACTTATCCGGGCAGTCTTCAcgctggccaagaagatctcaCCGTGTGTAGTCTTCATTGACGAGGCCGATTCTTTACTAGCAAACCGTAGCATGCTCGGTGCTCGCGCATCACACCGCTCTCACATCAACCAGTTTCTAAAAGAGTGGGACGGCCTCGAGGAGACAGAAGCCTTCATCATGGTTGCCACCAACCGTCCGTTCGACCTCGATGACGCTGTTCTCCGCCGCTTGCCGCGTCGTCTGCTTGTCGATCTGCCTCTACAAGTAGACCGTACTGCCATTCTGAGGATCCTCCTCAAAGGCGAAACCCTCGACGCTGCCGTCTCATTGGAAGATCTAGCCAAGCGAACTCCCTACTACTCGGGCTCCGACCTTAAGAATGCCTGCGTCGCTGCCGCCATGGCTGCCgtagaggaggagaatgaagCTGCTGCACGCCACAGTGGTCCTGAGCCATATGAATACCCCGAGAAACGTATTTTGCGCCAGGACCACTTCGATAAGGCCCTTCGCCAAATACCGGCTAGTATCAGCGAGGATATGCAGTCTCTCAAGCAGATCCGCaagtttgatgaagaatacGGGGCTAAGAAGAAGGGTGCAAAGAAGACAATGGGATTTGGCGTCGGCGTagagaagaagtttgccGATGCTGAGGAGGTAAGAATTCGTCGTGGCccatgaagatgttgatgttgatgttgggctTGGGTTTGCTTTCACATTTTTATGCATCATGGCGTCAGGCAGGAATTTTTCTTTGTATAATACACTCGCATATAGACTTGGCCAACACAGAGGTACTTATGATGGATTGAACTGAATGGCGAGTTTGGTTTTGGCATGGGTAAAAACAACTAATAAACTATAGAATGATATGACCAGACACTGAGCCACGATCCTGTGGCCCAGTAATGACTGTCGTAATGGGTCACTTAGACTCTATTGGGGATTGTTCAGCCTGTAGCCCCTCAGATGACTGCAAAACAGGCCTCATCTGATCTATCTAGCCCTCAACACTGATAGTCCGACTCGGGTTGCCGCGATGATAATGGGCAACATCACGGCCATCTCTGAGGCTATCCATGGCAACGAAATATCTGAGATCTATGAAAGTGGCCGAGGCATCTCCACAAAGACACGACTAATATGTCGTTAGTTCGAAGCAATTGCAGGCTAATCTTTGATCATGGTggaagcagagacagaagcCCAAGTCGAAATTGGGTAGAGGATATCAATGATGAGTAGAATGACCAAAAACATGACTTTACGACAGTCCTCGACAAATCAGGGTAAATGTTGTATGAAAGCCTTTCTATATTTCATCGATCCGCCATGCTTTCTTCTCTAAGCTGATCATTACGTTCACAGAAACGGGCTTAGAAGGATCATGCTTCAGTCGATATCTGTATCCCTTCTGCTGCTAGAGCCCTTGAGTAGTCGGCTTGAGCCTTTTCCAAAGCATTCATAGTTGGTTGCATCAAAGCAATCACGGCAGCTTTGCCACCTCCAACATTATCGGATCGCCAtctgatcttcttgccggtTCGCTGGAAATGGTCTCGGATCTCCTTCTTCCGGCTGCGAATGATTTCCTCGCGTTCCTTGTCGGCTTCTTCTGCGACGGCATTGATACGTGCCAGTGAGCGGCCGAGAGACTCAGCTAGGTACTGTAGCTCACCAGCGCGGTCCGGGTCTCCCGAGAGGAATGCGTTCCAGAATTGATGCAGGAACTCGATGGTAGTTGCGTGGGTAAGGCTGCACTTGCGGGAAATCTCAACAGGGAGCCCCATGGGTTCAGCGGCATCCGTCTCGTGGCCGTATTTTTGAGCGCGTTGCTGGCGCACGCCCTTCATGATGTCCTTGTCAGCAGCTAAGAGAGCGAAGCGTGATCCAACATGTGGCCGTTTGGGGGTATCTTCATCACTTtcgctgtcttcatcaaatCCCATTGCTGCCTGAATATTTATTCCGCCAGCACCATCGctctcaagagtctcgagaTCTCCCACTATCTCGAACAGAACTTCGCTAGGAACTTGTCTTTCGAAAACCGCAGCTTGTTTCGAGGGGGCAGAGTCATGTTTTGAAAAGAACTTGTTCTGCTCTTTCACGTTGAGCATGATACGATGCTCCTTCGCGTCGCCCTTCAAATCACGCAAAGCCAACTGGACATAAGCGTTGTAGCCGCCATCGGGATCATCAGTGTTGACATCAGAAGGGGCAACgttggccatgatcttctcactGAGGCTATTGAGGGTCTTCACAATTGGTATATTGGCCCTTGGACGCATCTCGACATCCTTCGCGTTTCCACTTTTGAAGCCTCCTTGATTTTCTTCGTTGGCCTCGATGTCGATAAAATGCGGTACTTGGTTTGCCATGATTTTGCTCTGAAAGGCAACCGTATTCTCAGCAGGGTCATATTTGTCGAACAAAGGGTCATGGGGGTCGTTCTCAGCGACTCTCTCACCGCGTAGCTTTTTGGAAAGTCTGCTGAGGAAGAAACGGGACCAGAAGTCCGCTTCGGATATCTTGGGGACATTCTCGTTGTATACACGCTTGATCAGAGGATGTTGTGCGAATATCATCTGCACCTGCTCTACGCTGATGTTTAACTTTAGTTCGCcatcaacagtcttgggTTTGACGGTTGAGAGGACATTATAGGCTCCTTTCTTCTGGTTTATCTCAATAGCATGGGCTCGGAGAAGATTTGTCCGGGTTGACCAGAACTGTGAATTAAAGGCGGCTCCTGACAAGGAGTCGGGCTTGGTCTGCATTGCTTCAACGTATGTTTGATGGAGACTTGTATCTTTTCTCATGAGCGACTGTTGCAACTCGATGTCGTTCTTGAGCTGCGAGTCGTCGAACCAGCGCGAGGATGAAGCATTCTGTGAGTTGACAGCGCTGGCGAAGGCCATGGATGCGGAACCGCTGCCACCACCAGCGCCTGGATTGGGCGTTGAAGAGCCACCACTTGCGCCGGATTGTTTTTGAACAGAACCATCGTTGCCGCGCGTAGACGCTAATAGGCTGGATAACagatccttgacagcctttgcctcgtccttggcctcggcgGTATTGAAGTGAAAGAGATATGTAGCAGGCTCTGCGTCTCCAACCTTTTCAAAGATCTTGAGCATAACCTTTGGTGAAGAATCTGGGGTCTGCTGGAGGTCTGGCGTGGATTCATGTCAATAATCGAGTCGAATCAGAGGACGAAAACCGCATCTCAGCTTACTTGTGATGTTATTTATGTTTAGCGAGACTGTGGCAGGGCCTCCTGAGTTAGGAGTCCAAGTGACCAGCTGATGGTCACTTGTGAGAGTCAGAATGCCCTCCTTCTTTTTGAAAAGGGTACGTCCCACTGGGATGGCCATATCCACGATGGACTAGGTATCTTGTTGATGCGATGGTTCGATACGGATATCTCACCGTTGAGAAGACGCTTCCAGCTAATAGAGGTTGTAcggtacctacctagatagattggattggatgcctGCTCTTCAGTGCTTTGTTAGTCAAGACCCACCTACGACCACTGCACTGATTTCATGATTACCTAAGACAGCATAGCATATCTTAGctccgtacctaggtacagGACGGACCTCAGGACTCGGTTCCTAGAATTGAAAAGCAGGAGGTTCATCTAGAATACACAAGGTCAC
Coding sequences within:
- a CDS encoding transcription initiation factor TFIIH subunit 1 encodes the protein MAIPVGRTLFKKKEGILTLTSDHQLVTWTPNSGGPATVSLNINNITNLQQTPDSSPKVMLKIFEKVGDAEPATYLFHFNTAEAKDEAKAVKDLLSSLLASTRGNDGSVQKQSGASGGSSTPNPGAGGGSGSASMAFASAVNSQNASSSRWFDDSQLKNDIELQQSLMRKDTSLHQTYVEAMQTKPDSLSGAAFNSQFWSTRTNLLRAHAIEINQKKGAYNVLSTVKPKTVDGELKLNISVEQVQMIFAQHPLIKRVYNENVPKISEADFWSRFFLSRLSKKLRGERVAENDPHDPLFDKYDPAENTVAFQSKIMANQVPHFIDIEANEENQGGFKSGNAKDVEMRPRANIPIVKTLNSLSEKIMANVAPSDVNTDDPDGGYNAYVQLALRDLKGDAKEHRIMLNVKEQNKFFSKHDSAPSKQAAVFERQVPSEVLFEIVGDLETLESDGAGGINIQAAMGFDEDSESDEDTPKRPHVGSRFALLAADKDIMKGVRQQRAQKYGHETDAAEPMGLPVEISRKCSLTHATTIEFLHQFWNAFLSGDPDRAGELQYLAESLGRSLARINAVAEEADKEREEIIRSRKKEIRDHFQRTGKKIRWRSDNVGGGKAAVIALMQPTMNALEKAQADYSRALAAEGIQISTEA